One genomic window of Vicugna pacos chromosome 18, VicPac4, whole genome shotgun sequence includes the following:
- the PRSS27 gene encoding serine protease 27 — protein MRRVPALALLLLLLRFGTQGTEALSACGRPRMLNRMVGGQDALEGEWPWQVSIQRNGSHFCGGSLITERWVLTAAHCFSNTSETLLYQVLLGARQLVKPGPHAMYAGVKRVESNPLYQGMASSADVALVELEAPVTFTDYILPVCVPDPSVIFETGMNCWVTGWGSPSEQERLPNPRILQKLAVPIIDTPKCNLLYSKDAESGFQPKTIKEDMLCAGFAEGKKDACKGDSGGPLVCLVGQSWMQAGVISWGEGCARRNRPGVYIRVTSHHNWIHRIIPKLQFQRARSGGQKRGFRGHQLPSRNLAPCLAAHAILLVLIAPLTFL, from the exons ATGAGGCGGGTGCCAGCTTTGgccctgctcctgctgctgctgcggtTTG gAACTCAGGGGACTGAGGCATTAAGTG CCTGTGGGCGTCCTCGGATGCTGAACCGGATGGTGGGCGGGCAGGATGCCTTGGAGGGCGAGTGGCCATGGCAGGTCAGCATTCAGCGAAATGGAAGCCACTTCTGTGGGGGCAGCCTCATCACAGAGCGGTGGGTCCTCACCGCAGCACACTGCTTCTCCAA CACCTCTGAAACATTGCTGTACCAGGTCCTGCTGGGGGCGCGGCAACTGGTGAAGCCGGGGCCACATGCCATGTACGCTGGGGTGAAGCGAGTGGAGAGCAACCCCCTGTACCAGGGCATGGCCTCTAGTGCCGATGTGGCCCTGGTGGAGCTGGAGGCGCCCGTGACCTTCACCGATTATATCCTCCCTGTGTGTGTTCCTGACCCATCGGTCATCTTTGAGACAGGCATGAACTGCTGGGTCACCGGCTGGGGCAGCCCCAGTGAACAAG AGCGCCTACCCAACCCACGGATCCTGCAGAAACTTGCAGTGCCCATCATTGACACGCCCAAGTGCAACCTGCTCTACAGCAAAGACGCCGAGTCCGGCTTCCAGCCAAAAACCATCAAGGAGGACATGCTGTGTGCAGGCTTCGCCGAGGGCAAGAAGGACGCCTGCAAG GGAGACTCAGGGGGCCCCCTGGTGTGCCTTGTGGGCCAGTCGTGGATGCAGGCTGGGGTGATCAGCTGGGGCGAGGGCTGCGCCCGCCGGAACCGCCCAGGCGTCTACATCCGGGTCACCTCTCACCATAATTGGATCCATCGCATCATTCCCAAACTGCAGTTCCAGCGGGCTAGGTCAGGTGGCCAGAAGCGGGGCTTCCGGGGCCATCAGCTCCCCAGTAGGAACTTAGCGCCCTGCCTGGCAGCCCATGCCATCCTCCTGGTCCTCATTGCCCCGCTCACCTTCCTCTGA